agtcctgtattttgaaaaacatattttaagatCCCTATATTTTATCAATACTAACTCTTTGGTCATGCTGcctatatttttctatatttttaacagttatatttggcataaatagacagacaacaaataaaaaagtaaCATGACCATTTTGTATTTACTATGACGATCTTGAAAGGTAAGacaaaaaactagacaaaaagaccaaataattaatattgacaaaagatagtgaccttataatatgtttttttaaaataagagGACTAAAaggtgtattaggtaaaaatgaagagactaataaattatttacctggTAAATTAGCATATAGTATACTTTCATACACTCCATAATCTAACAGAAAAATGGAGCAGCAAAATCCCTCTTTTCCCATCTTTTTATTCTTGCTTCTTTTTATCTCTATAATATTCAGGATATGGAAGAAACAGAATCAGGACTCAGATCTTCCTCCAGGGCCATGGAAATTTCCAATTTTAGGTAATCTTCCTCATTTATTAGTAAGTTCTGATCTAACCCATCAACATTTTAGAACTTTGTCTCAAATTTATGGACCTGTTATGGGTCTTCAAATTGGCCAAGTTCCTGCTGTTATAATTTCATCAGCTGAAGCAGCCAAAGACGTTATGAAAACTCAGGGTGAATCATTCGCGGAACGGCCTCTCGTGTTGGATGCACAGATTGTGCTTTACAATCGGCAGGATATCTTGTTTGGTTCATATGGAGATCACTGGAGGCAGATGAGGAAAATTTGGATACTTGAATTTCTTAGTGCCAAACGAGTTCAATCTTCCAAGTTAATCAGGACAGAAGAAGTTGCTGATGCGATCACGTTCCTCCGTTCGAAAGGCGGATCCCCTGTGAATCTTACAAAGGTCATCTTTGAGGTTACAAATTCAATCATGATAAGAACAGCTGTGGGGAAGAATTGTAAGCAAAAAGAAAGATTGTTGAGTATTGCCGACGCAGTGAATGAGACGGCGACGAGTTTTGGCATCGCGGATGCTTTTCCGTCTTGGAAATTACTTCATTATGTTAGTGGAGTGAAGTCAAAACCCCAGAGTTTACACGAGGAAACAGATCAGATACTTGAAGATATTATTAATGAACATAAAGCTAAGAAACATTTTGAAGCTGATAATCTTTTAGATGTTCTGTTGAATCTACAAAACAATGGAAATCTTCAACTACCATTGACAAATGAAAGCATCAAAGCATCCATTCtggttagtatatatatataaaatataatattttacttGTTACACTTATTGGCAACATTCAAAATTAACTTTTACAATTATCTTTCCTTCCTACTTCTACTTGCAAATGGGTTAATGCACTCTTGTTCAATGAATTTTATGGTTGTCTCatgaaaatcattcatctttGAATTTGTCTAAATAAAATCACTCCAACCAGTTTAAGAGCAAAAAGATACCGAAAAAATGTGATGGCTGCCACATTAACAATAGTCAACTTTCACCACTGACCGAAATAACATGTGGCTGCCACCTAACTAGATGGAATGACATGTGTCATCTACATATCAACAGTAAACTTTCACTCCTGAAATGAAACAACAGATGACTGCCACATAGATGACATCTGGATGCCACATCGCTGGACAAAACGACACATGTTAGCTAGATGACAGTCACATTTTGCTCAACAATAAAAGTTGACTAGTTCTAACGTGGAAACAACGTCATATTTTTAGGTGTCTTTTTACTTTTGAAGTTGTccgagtgattttattgacacAAAATTGACACTTAAATGCTTTTTTTAGACAATTTGAAGTTGAGTAATCATTTTGAGATAAACCTAAAAATTCAATGACCAATGATACATCTAACCCCTTGCAAATGCTAATAAGTCTgttgtttttataatttaattacaaTATAGAAATTCATGTAACACACTTGGAGTGAGTTTGACTTCTAGTTACATGGTATGAGAGTGTTTTATTCAACGTTTAGTCATCTATTGATATTTGCTTTACGTTATATATGGTTCTGGGTGTAACCAATGACCGATCTAGAGGTTAGGGGGCTTGAACATACATTGATCATGAGAAAGCTCTATAAAATCGTCCGTacgaataaataatttattttctgCAAAAACCACTCAAAACAAATTAATTGAGCATGTATATATAGTTCATGAAATTGCACTCCAAACACCTATTGTCAGCTGAATCTGCGGTTAGATGTGAGTGTTTATATTAAATATTCACATTGCTTATTAGAGAGCTATACGACTCCTATACGTGACATAATCTTTTTTCGATGTAAATTTTGCAATAAGTTAAACCTTTGTTTAGAAAAGTCCTAACACaattttttatttcctttatgtTGGTACTTAGAAAtagtaaaattgagttaaaCCTTTATGATATGATATTGAAATATAACTTTTTAGATGAAACAAATATTAATCAATTTTGCAGCATTAGAGTAACACCAATAATATAAAGGTGAGTTTGACTTTTATCCTTATATCAAAGGTTGTTTTTTAGGTCATAAAGTGAtcatattattgtttttttattgtagCATATGTTTAGAATTTCTGTAgctaataatatttattttttttaatttctcctTGAGTCGGGATTTCCACGGACCCTCTGTGACCCCTTTACCTCCATCCCTGCCTAAGGTTTCTTACATAACGGTTCAATATTTTTCCACTGCAGCAAATGTTTACAGTCGGAAGCGAAACAACTTCGAAAGTGACAGAATGGGCAATGGCAGAGCTGATGAAGAGCCCAACTGAAATGAGAAAAGCACAAGAAGAGGTAAGACGAGTATTTGGGGAAACCGGCAAGGTTGATGAATCAAGATTCCAAGATTTAAAATTCTTCAAGTTAGTAGTTAAAGAAACCTTAAGGCTACATCCTCCAGGTGCCTTGATTCCAAGAGAATGTAGAGAAAGAACACGAATTGATGGATATGAAATTCATCCGAAAACTAGAATTATTGTGAATGCTTGGGCCATTGGAAGAGATACTAATACTTGGAGAGATGCTGGAAAGTTTGAACCCGAAAGGTTTGAAGATTGTCCCATTGATTATAAAGGGACAACATTTGAACTAATACCTTTTGGTGCCGGAAAACGAATATGTCCAGGCATGACTTTAGGGATTACTAATTTAGAGCTTTTTCTCGCCAATTTGTTATATCATTTCGATTGGGAATTTGCTGACGGAATTACATCTCAAACTCTTGATATGTCTGAAGCTGTTGGTGGTGCTGTCAGGAAAAAAATAGACCTTAAATTGATTCCTATTCCCTATCAAGTTACCCTTCCTGACTCAAATAACTCTTGATGGAATCATGTATGTATTATGTATAAGTGTGTAAATACATATATGTTAAGCTATAATGGTATCTAATATGAGATGAGAACAGTGGCGGAATCAGAACTCAAACTAAGTCTGgacttaaatatttaataataaatttttataaggttaaaaatattatatcatgtaaaattcaataatttttaacacTATAGATTGGGGGGTTAATTTTAACCGTGccgttgacggtaaattttcaaagtcctgCCGATCAGGACTGGGTAAAAAAATTTAGCTTCCAACACcttaaaactataaaaatgttataattttttagaaactagcattgaactaatagaaaattaaacatgtttattttttttttaatggtaaagactgAGGACCTCTCAAATAAGAGTAAGCATCATTAACCAtatcatctacctttaaacattgaaataatattacatagagtcaatataattttctccaaaatattatcagACACCATAACTAAAAACAAGAAATTTCTCAATTCTTCGGTGGTATGCCAGGGCTCGAATCCACCCCAATCCCCCTAGTTCCGCTCCTAGACGAGAAACATAagcaatttttattttgttaaaatataactgtttatttttatttttacttaaaaggaaaaattgaaaaaaaaaactacggTTTTGTActtctctaatttttttaataaaaggtTTAGTGTTGTTTTGAAAATTGGTGATATATATTGATACATTGTTGGATTCTGAAGTGAGAAATTGCGGGTTCGAACATGTAGTCTTAAAAAGgactaggcttaatacatcattttcctccttaatttatttaaaatgtttGATTGGTCTTCTAAAATTTCAAAGTATTTCGATAGTAtcctcaacttgtataaaatatcagaatagccccctcaacttacgtaaaatgtaatcaattaatcaatcggatgcaaaaaaaaaaacatgtaagtTACATATAGAAGGTGTGTTGCACACGCCTTGGAAAACTAAAACGATCAACATCGGAACATaagattctaatattagagaaaacaaGTTTTAGAGTTGAGCAATTAAGAACttctttaatatgttttaatctattatgtaaattatgtaataattcACATACTTTTCGcatgtaatttaattttttataatcaaattattaattgattatGTTTTATGCAACTAGATGAGGCTATTAGAATACGAATCAATTAAATTTGTAGACAAGTTCAaaaagcaaatgatgtatttaAGCCAATaactataaaaaaagaaattacataGTAGTTAAGGTTtactaattttcaaataaaacccatgtggtttcgctaattttcagataaaaaaaCTGTGGTTTAGTTTTTGTCAAAACtaggattgaggtttcgcacttttaataaaaataaggaCATTTTgaaataatgctattaaaaccatctttaacgagatgaaaatgaaaattttcaagaattaaagttgttcaatatcatatttactatggaactacattttcgattttcgaaaatcatattttttgtaaCTTTCTCTCTTTTACCAAACAtgatctaaataatctcaaaataaaaaaagttgaagaattaaagttgcttagaatattagtaattcttaaaatatgtcatttttgaagtcgtcaatggtgatttgaatagtatcaatcgaaaaagtccttattttactaaaattgaaaacttcagtccttattttgaaaaaaagtaaatcacagtcctttatctgaaaattagtaaaaccacaagagttttatttgaaatttacccttaattttttTAGTAACAATATTAaagtttttagtatttttttaataagaatCTGGGATGAGGAGATGTGAAAGcctgacatcccaactaggtcggcaccccagGCCTACACAAACTCCAAACCcttatatataacaaaaaagaaataaatgtaTGTACAAAGGATTAGGAGAAACGAATGTAAGAAAAATTCAAACGGTCGTTAAAAATAAAGGAGGAACAAAATGATGGTGTTGAGGGCCACCAAGTGATGCCGGGGTAGCTACAGCCGAATCCAGCTAAGGCATCAGCTGCCTGGTTGCCTTCTCGAAAGATATGGGTAATCAAAATGTTCATGTTCCTGCAATGTGTGAGTGCTCTGAGCCAGTCTTGTCTGATCGCCCAAGGGGCAGCAGTAGAACGTTGTTTGAGTAACTCAACAACAAAAGTGGAGTCCGATTCAATCCACAGGTTTCGCCATTCTTTCGCCCAAGTTAAGTCAATTGCAAAAATTACAGCTTTAAGTTCAACGATGTGAGCGTGCGCGTTTGCAATAGGGAAAGCAAAACAGCCCTTCGGGAAACCTCTGCAATTCGAGAAAATAGCGCCCGAGCTTGCTGGACCAGGGGATCCTTTGCTGAGCCGTTATTGTTCACTTTTATCCACCCAGCAGAAGGTGGAATCAAACGCATATAGGTGAAATTTGGAGCTGCAGGCGGTCTTGCCGGCCTCGGATTAAAAAGAAACACTTCCTTAACGAAGTGACAAAGCAGAGAGGGCaccatttggattgaaggagCTAGCTGTCAAAaacaatttaatatatattagtgtTGAAGTTGATGAGGTGAacaatgttggggtttagtgtcctatagacaattattctaggatacaaacttaatgtaaatgaattgttctttatatcatttgtttaatgagatatatgttttataactatataaaggcaatcccttttaagcactaaataaagtctaataaaaagaaatccgtaagtttcttgaaagtgattataaagtgttcatacaagcatgaagtgagacaaaactttatagtaaactgataaacttaaaaccaccccaagtcaagtgatatgtttgggattgacatatcactgttgagacttgtatgtaacaatgtcttctgtccgacagaaagctgatctcacaagcttcacatatacagatatctggacagttacatagatccgatgaaacgttgttcattaggattgggatccgatttgagataacaggatgggtagattcatccttgtcacatgttcatctcattggtattaataggtataactaatcctcagactcaaaggaatattaattggtattctggattacagaatgtgatgctttgactctggtgtaacacgatccttaacagagatgactctggggtgtgaacagtagacgttgggtatcacaggaagtaattgtggagtcgttatatattggattgagcatttattaCTCCCGATAAataggagatacatccatggatcgcttgtggaagactcgactctaaatccttgcaaggtgatagcttaagagtaagaaatacagatttcacttaacctatctttttgagttgactcggcctgtacaagtaaaacgaacgtctcgctatatgtgacttgacatcacccatagtcataagattcagttcaaggatgtagttgataaaggatcgaattatactgtaactaatacggaaaggttaacgacagaatcaacctgtcttcttatagctctggggggaatgatt
The DNA window shown above is from Euphorbia lathyris chromosome 1, ddEupLath1.1, whole genome shotgun sequence and carries:
- the LOC136208529 gene encoding cytochrome P450 726A27-like, with product MEQQNPSFPIFLFLLLFISIIFRIWKKQNQDSDLPPGPWKFPILGNLPHLLVSSDLTHQHFRTLSQIYGPVMGLQIGQVPAVIISSAEAAKDVMKTQGESFAERPLVLDAQIVLYNRQDILFGSYGDHWRQMRKIWILEFLSAKRVQSSKLIRTEEVADAITFLRSKGGSPVNLTKVIFEVTNSIMIRTAVGKNCKQKERLLSIADAVNETATSFGIADAFPSWKLLHYVSGVKSKPQSLHEETDQILEDIINEHKAKKHFEADNLLDVLLNLQNNGNLQLPLTNESIKASILQMFTVGSETTSKVTEWAMAELMKSPTEMRKAQEEVRRVFGETGKVDESRFQDLKFFKLVVKETLRLHPPGALIPRECRERTRIDGYEIHPKTRIIVNAWAIGRDTNTWRDAGKFEPERFEDCPIDYKGTTFELIPFGAGKRICPGMTLGITNLELFLANLLYHFDWEFADGITSQTLDMSEAVGGAVRKKIDLKLIPIPYQVTLPDSNNS